One stretch of Thermodesulfobacteriota bacterium DNA includes these proteins:
- a CDS encoding phosphoglycerate kinase, with product MKMTITDLPDDDYKGKKIFVRVDFNVPVEKGKVSEDYRIRRSIPTIEYLARKGAAVILASHLGRPKGKVNQKLSLRPIAERLSAVLKVNEVKFVEDCVGSEVKYSVTRLEQGEVLLLENLRFHKEEEANDPGFSKELASFADIYVNDAFSTSHRSHASTYGMASYFNYRLAGLLVEKELDVLGKIRDNPFRPFIVIVGGAKIKDKISALKNLIMKADKVLIGGGVAYTFLASKGISVGDSPIETDFRDWAKEVVTKHGDKIYLPEDHVIAPSAQKKGKSRSIDGEIPEGFIGYDIGQRTASIYTHEILSGEGTIFWNGPMGLFEKDEFSHGTIDVARALSLAYWRGANTVVGGGDTIAALRKAEVLETEVDFVSTGGGASLVFLGGDELPGISVLSDK from the coding sequence ATGAAAATGACTATAACGGACTTGCCGGACGATGATTACAAAGGAAAGAAGATATTTGTAAGGGTTGATTTCAATGTACCTGTAGAAAAAGGAAAGGTGAGTGAGGACTATAGAATCAGAAGGTCGATTCCAACGATTGAATATTTGGCCAGAAAAGGAGCAGCCGTCATCCTTGCATCTCATCTTGGAAGGCCAAAGGGAAAAGTCAATCAGAAACTGTCGTTAAGACCTATCGCCGAGAGGCTTTCAGCCGTCCTAAAGGTTAATGAAGTAAAATTTGTTGAGGACTGTGTCGGGTCGGAAGTCAAATACTCAGTAACCAGGCTCGAACAAGGGGAGGTCCTGCTACTTGAAAACCTTAGATTTCATAAGGAGGAGGAGGCTAATGATCCGGGTTTTAGTAAAGAACTGGCTTCTTTTGCCGACATATATGTCAATGACGCCTTCAGCACCTCACACAGGAGCCATGCTTCAACATATGGGATGGCATCCTATTTTAATTATCGATTGGCCGGTCTGCTGGTCGAAAAGGAACTCGACGTACTTGGTAAGATAAGGGATAATCCTTTCCGTCCGTTTATTGTGATTGTGGGTGGAGCAAAGATAAAGGACAAGATAAGCGCCCTCAAAAATTTAATAATGAAAGCAGACAAGGTGCTCATTGGCGGAGGAGTTGCATACACATTTCTCGCATCGAAAGGAATCTCTGTTGGGGATTCTCCAATCGAGACAGACTTCAGAGATTGGGCTAAAGAGGTCGTGACAAAACACGGGGATAAAATTTATCTTCCAGAAGATCACGTCATAGCACCAAGTGCTCAGAAAAAGGGTAAGTCCAGATCGATTGATGGAGAAATACCGGAAGGGTTCATAGGCTATGATATTGGCCAAAGAACTGCTTCAATCTATACTCACGAGATCTTGTCTGGAGAAGGAACAATTTTTTGGAATGGTCCAATGGGGTTATTCGAAAAGGACGAATTCTCTCATGGAACTATCGATGTTGCTAGGGCGCTTTCACTTGCCTACTGGAGGGGGGCAAACACAGTTGTTGGAGGAGGAGATACGATTGCCGCCCTAAGAAAGGCAGAGGTTCTTGAGACGGAAGTTGACTTTGTGTCAACCGGTGGAGGGGCTTCACTTGTTTTTCTTGGTGGGGATGAACTACCTGGTATATCCGTGTTGTCCGACAAATAA
- a CDS encoding SCO family protein — translation MVRITFLISILLLSLLSCTPDLPVKGEFPDVTLIDQNGRDFSLSEVRGKVLVVAYIYTNCPDICHIISKKMNVFKEQIKKSGLQDRVYFISISFDPERDTPEVLRHHAAMMNLDLDNWVFLTGDENAVNATLKVAGMEAIKDPVDSSGNGEQSYLISHRDRISLADKNGRIRKHYKGSEFNPDELLEDIKRLL, via the coding sequence ATGGTACGAATTACATTTCTAATTTCTATACTATTATTATCATTATTATCATGCACTCCTGACTTACCCGTAAAAGGGGAATTCCCTGATGTTACATTGATAGACCAGAATGGGAGAGATTTTTCCCTTTCCGAAGTCAGGGGAAAGGTCTTGGTAGTTGCTTATATTTACACTAACTGCCCCGATATTTGTCATATCATAAGTAAGAAGATGAATGTCTTTAAAGAACAGATAAAGAAAAGCGGGCTTCAGGATAGGGTCTATTTTATTTCAATATCGTTTGACCCTGAGAGGGACACGCCCGAGGTGTTAAGACACCATGCCGCGATGATGAACCTAGACTTAGATAATTGGGTCTTCCTAACAGGGGATGAGAATGCAGTTAATGCAACTTTGAAGGTAGCCGGCATGGAAGCGATCAAGGATCCAGTCGATTCGAGTGGCAACGGGGAACAGTCATACTTAATATCCCACAGGGATCGGATTAGTCTAGCAGACAAGAATGGCAGAATAAGGAAACACTATAAAGGATCAGAATTTAATCCTGATGAACTTCTAGAGGACATAAAAAGGCTTTTATAA